In a genomic window of Polyodon spathula isolate WHYD16114869_AA chromosome 21, ASM1765450v1, whole genome shotgun sequence:
- the LOC121296070 gene encoding dehydrogenase/reductase SDR family member 7C-like — MGFTAVLVLPILVVIAAGVYYIYTEITRLMSKSAVRNKVVVITDAVSGMGKECSRMFHTGGARVILCGKSWEKLEALYDTLNSAADPSVTFTPKLVVLDFSDIDAIPDVTKEILECYGCVDVLISNASMKVKAPVQNVSLEMDRRMMDTNYFGPITLIKGLLPSMISRRSGQLVLVNSIQGRLGVPFRTAYAASKHAAQAFFDCLRAEVEEFGISVSTISPTFIRSYHQQPEPRNGEKSIWKFFFRKFAHGVHPEEMANEILRTVNRKKKEVLMANPIPRAALYIRSFFPGLFFAVVAAGVKDVPFVEEETQ, encoded by the exons ATGGGTTTTACGGCTGTTCTGGTATTGCCCATCCTCGTGGTGATAGCTGCTGGGGTGTACTACATTTACACTGAGATCACCCGGTTGATGTCCAAGTCAGCTGTAAGGAACAAAGTGGTTGTGATAACTGATGCTGTATCAGGAATGGGAAAGG AATGTTCCAGAATGTTTCACACAGGAGGAGCCAGGGTTATCCTCTGTGGCAAAAGCTGGGAGAAGTTAGAAGCCCTCTATGACACCCTCAATAGTGCAGCAGACCCCAGTGTG ACATTTACACCAAAGTTAGTTGTTCTGGATTTTAGTGACATTGATGCCATCCCTGATGTGACCAAAGAAATCTTAGAGTGCTATGGCTGTGTGGACGTGCTGATCAGCAACGCCAGTATGAAAGTGAAAGCTCCGGTTCAAAACGTGTCATTAGAAATGGACAGAAGGATGATGGATACTAATTACTTTGGACCAATTACATTAATTAAAG gcCTTCTTCCCTCGATGATTTCAAGAAGATCTGGCCAACTTGTGTTGGTTAACAGTATCCAAGGAAGACTTGGAGTCCCATTTCGTACAGCTT atgctgCCTCAAAGCATGCAGCCCAGGCCTTCTTTGACTGTCTCAGAGCTGAGGTTGAAGAGTTTGGTATCTCAGTGAGCACCATAAGCCCTACCTTCATCCGATCCTATCACCAGCAACCTGAGCCTCGCAATGGGGAAAAATCCATCTGGAAAT TCTTTTTCAGGAAGTTTGCCCATGGAGTTCACCCAGAGGAGATGGCCAATGAGATCCTCCGAACAGTGAACAGGAAGAAGAAGGAGGTCCTCATGGCGAATCCCATTCCAAGGGCTGCTCTCTATATCAGATCCTTCTTCCCTGGGCTTTTCTTTGCAGTGGTAGCTGCAGGTGTCAAAGATGTCCCGTTTGTAGAGGAAGAAACACAGTAG